From Musa acuminata AAA Group cultivar baxijiao chromosome BXJ3-8, Cavendish_Baxijiao_AAA, whole genome shotgun sequence, one genomic window encodes:
- the LOC135644364 gene encoding lysine histidine transporter-like 8: MEEAEEVKEMSELLSIPKTPRPPVSGPPSQLHSPSLTRSPMLHSPTPQTPRPSELHSIPATPRPPVSGPPSQLHSPSLTRSPLLHSPTSQTPRASELHSIPATPRPPVSAPPSQLHSPSLTRSPLLHSATPRTPRTPRFARTPLASPMRRAIVNMRAYLEDIGHLTKLDPHDAWLPITESRNGNAYYSAFHTLSSGIGFQALVLPLAFTFLGWTWGILCLSVAFAWQLYTLWLLVQLHESVPGTRYCRYMHLAEATFGAKLGKWLALFPIFYLSAGICTAIIIVGGGAMKLFFEIVCGATCDSKPLTAAEWYLVFTCLAGVLSQLPNLNSIAGVSLIGSVTAVTYCTLIWVISVSKGRLPGVSYHPVEAKSDVDRVLGILNALGIIAFAFRGHNLVLEIQATMPSSLKHPSRVPMWRGVKAAYLIIAFCLYPIAIGGFWAYGNMIPSNGMLTALYAFHGKDTSRILLGLTALLVVVNCLSCFQIYAMPIFDSMEAGYTKKKNRPCPRWLRSAFRAFFAGISYFMAVAFPFLSDLAGLIGGMALPVTLAYPCFMWILVKKPERYSAMWYINWVLGSAGMVLSLILTISGVWNLVKTGIDVRFFKPQ, translated from the exons atggaggaggcggaggaggtgaAGGAGATGAGCGAGCTGCTCTCCATCCCCAAGACCCCACGGCCGCCGGTGTCGGGGCCGCCGTCCCAGCTCCACTCGCCCTCGCTCACGAGGTCGCCGATGCTCCACTCGCCGACGCCCCAGACGCCGAGGCCGAGCGAGCTGCACTCCATCCCCGCCACGCCACGGCCGCCGGTATCGGGGCCGCCGTCGCAGCTCCACTCCCCCTCGCTCACGAGGTCGCCGCTGCTCCATTCGCCGACGTCCCAGACGCCGAGGGCGAGCGAGCTGCACTCCATCCCTGCCACGCCGCGGCCGCCGGTGTCTGCGCCGCCGTCCCAGCTCCACTCCCCCTCTCTCACGAGGTCTCCGCTGCTCCATTCCGCGACGCCACGGACGCCACGGACGCCGCGGTTCGCGCGGACGCCGCTCGCCAGCCCCATGCGCCGGGCCATCGTCAACATGCGGGCGTACCTGGAGGACATCGGCCATCTCACCAAGCTCGACCCCCACGACGCCTGGCTCCCCATCACCGAGTCCCGCAACGGCAACGCCTACTACTCTGCCTTCCACACCCTCAGCTCCGGTATAGGTTTCCAAGCCCTGGTTTTACCCCTCGCCTTCACCTTCCTCGGCTG GACATGGGGAATTCTGTGCTTGTCCGTGGCATTTGCCTGGCAACTCTACACGCTCTGGTTGCTCGTCCAACTCCACGAATCAGTCCCCGGAACTCGCTACTGCAGATACATGCATTTGGCGGAAGCCACCTTCG GTGCGAAGCTGGGGAAATGGCTGGCCCTGTTTCCCATCTTCTATCTCTCGGCTGGGATATGCACTGCCATCATAATCGTGGGTGGGGGAGCCATGAAGCTCTTCTTCGAGATCGTCTGCGGCGCAACGTGCGATTCCAAGCCACTGACGGCCGCAGAATGGTACCTGGTCTTCACCTGCCTCGCGGGGGTCCTGTCGCAGCTCCCCAACCTCAACTCCATAGCGGGAGTTTCTCTGATCGGCTCCGTCACCGCCGTCACCTACTGCACCTTGATTTGGGTCATCTCCGTGAGCAAGGGCAGGCTACCCGGAGTCTCCTACCACCCGGTTGAAGCCAAATCCGATGTCGACCGAGTGCTGGGAATCCTAAATGCTCTGGGAATAATTGCCTTTGCTTTCAGAGGCCACAATCTTGTTCTCGAGATCCAG gcGACGATGCCGTCAAGTCTGAAGCATCCTTCCCGGGTGCCGATGTGGAGAGGAGTGAAGGCAGCATACCTGATAATAGCATTCTGTTTGTACCCCATAGCAATCGGTGGTTTCTGGGCTTACGGCAACATG ATACCTTCGAACGGGATGCTGACTGCTCTGTACGCGTTCCACGGCAAGGACACCTCCAGAATTCTTCTGGGCTTGACGGCGTTGCTCGTCGTCGTCAACTGCCTCAGCTGCTTCCAGATCTACGCCATGCCCATCTTCGACAGCATGGAGGCGGGATACACCAAGAAGAAGAACAGGCCCTGCCCGCGCTGGCTTCGCTCCGCCTTCCGAGCGTTCTTCGCCGGCATCTCCTACTTCATGGCCGTGGCCTTCCCCTTCTTATCCGATCTCGCCGGCCTCATCGGGGGAATGGCATTGCCCGTCACCCTCGCTTACCCATGCTTCATGTGGATTCTCGTCAAGAAACCCGAACGATACAGCGCCATGTGGTACATCAACTGGGTGCTGGGCAGCGCCGGCATGGTCCTGAGTCTCATCTTGACGATCTCAGGCGTATGGAACCTGGTGAAGACAGGCATCGACGTACGTTTCTTCAAGCCTCAGTAA